A single genomic interval of Camelina sativa cultivar DH55 chromosome 11, Cs, whole genome shotgun sequence harbors:
- the LOC104724661 gene encoding nuclear inhibitor of protein phosphatase 1-like: MYGRSGLDRFKKSQTLQPFSVSSSNPPPVVQQHLSPKEAAPLAEKTQIGAGQSTWHPPDWAIEPRPGVYSLEVVKDGQILDRIHLVRRRHIFGRQHQTCDFVLDHQSVSRQHAAVVHHKNGSIFVIDLGSAHGTFVANERLTKSNPVELEVGQSLRFAASTRIYLLRKNKEALFTRPPPPDQIKLPPPPDPSDEEAVVAYNTLLNRYCLSDGESGCMLGKRKEKAVSEEAGVAKRMKKMRVSFKDQLGGELAEVVGMSDGADVETEPGPINVKEGSLVGKYESLVQVTLIPKGQGKGDKSFTTGTRGVTDRLQDAMTLLKRGSKKRDL; the protein is encoded by the coding sequence CCCAAACTTTGCAACCTTTCTCTGTATCGTCATCAAATCCTCCTCCAGTGGTTCAACAACATTTGTCTCCGAAGGAGGCGGCGCCATTGGCGGAGAAAACTCAGATTGGAGCTGGTCAATCAACGTGGCATCCACCTGACTGGGCGATTGAGCCTCGTCCCGGTGTCTACTCTCTAGAAGTTGTAAAAGACGGCCAGATCCTCGATCGCATTCATCTAGTTAGACGAAGACACATCTTCGGGAGACAACATCAGACTTGTGACTTTGTTCTTGATCACCAGTCTGTTTCTCGCCAGCATGCAGCCGTTGTTCATCACAAGAACGGTAGCATCTTTGTGATTGACTTGGGATCAGCTCATGGTACGTTTGTTGCTAATGAGAGGTTGACTAAAAGTAATCCTGTAGAGCTTGAAGTAGGTCAATCGTTACGGTTTGCTGCTTCCACAAGAATCTACCTTTTGAGAAAGAACAAGGAAGCTCTCTTTACTCGTCCTCCACCTCCTGATCAGATTAAGCTTCCTCCACCTCCTGATCCTTCTGATGAGGAAGCCGTTGTTGCCTACAATACTTTGTTGAATCGGTACTGTTTAAGCGATGGAGAGTCGGGTTGTATGTTAgggaaaaggaaagagaaggCTGTTTCAGAAGAAGCGGGTGTGGCTAAGAGGATGAAGAAAATGAGAGTGAGCTTCAAGGATCAGTTAGGTGGAGAGCTGGCTGAGGTTGTTGGGATGTCAGATGGAGCTGACGTGGAAACAGAGCCTGGTCCTATTAATGTCAAAGAAGGAAGTCTCGTTGGGAAATATGAATCACTGGTGCAAGTCACACTGATACCCAAAGGCCAAGGGAagggagataaatcttttactACAGGAACCAGAGGTGTGACTGATCGACTCCAGGACGCTATGACGTTGTTAAAAAGGGGGTCCAAAAAGAGGGATTTATGA